In Nicotiana tabacum cultivar K326 chromosome 19, ASM71507v2, whole genome shotgun sequence, one DNA window encodes the following:
- the LOC107786964 gene encoding pentatricopeptide repeat-containing protein At2g17525, mitochondrial-like, whose amino-acid sequence MHKAYKLSVCFSSRIHRTFLTTQSEPVLSSPVPTQENITRVILEQKSATEAIQTFRWASELRNFTHSQSTYRALIRKLCSFRRFDTAQEILDEMPSSIGSTPDEDIFITIVRGLGRARMIKQVVKVPELVFKFEKKPTLKLYNSILDVLVKDDIDIAREFYRKKMMGSGIQGDDYTYGILMKGLCLTNRIGDGFKLLQVMKTRGITPNTVIYNTLIHALCKNGKVGRARSLMRELVEPSDVTFNILISAYCGERNLVQALVLLEKSFSKGYIPDVITVTKVVELLCNDGRASEAVEVLERVEERGGIVDVVAYNTSINGFCRLGNVKVGCRLLKEMELKGCLPNADTYNGLISGLCDSKMLNLALDMFHEMKRVGINWNFVTYDTLIHGLCSSGRVEDGLKILELMEDDKGASAFHISPYNGIMYGLYKENRLEEALAFLRKMENLYPRAVGRSVRILGFCENGSVDEARRVYDQMVGEGVVPSALIYANLISGFCSKGCVREAFELMNEMIGRGYLPVASTFNALINLLCRQGKVGKASKLMEDILGRGCLLDCGSYNTFIDVFCSNGDFHKAFMFFLQMVEKGIVPDYHSWNKLLLCLSQQKSWLEGNNKICRLSSQLQAIIQT is encoded by the coding sequence ATGCACAAAGCCTATAAACTCTCGGTCTGTTTCAGTAGCCGAATTCATCGAACATTTCTCACTACTCAATCAGAACCAGTGTTAAGCAGTCCCGTCCCAACTCAAGAAAACATCACCCGTGTAATTTTAGAACAAAAATCTGCAACTGAAGCTATTCAAACCTTTAGATGGGCCTCCGAGCTTCGCAATTTCACTCACAGTCAGTCTACTTACAGAGCTTTAATCCGCAAGCTCTGTAGTTTTCGTCGTTTCGATACTGCCCAGGAGATACTCGACGAAATGCCTAGCTCAATTGGGTCAACCCCAGATGAGGATATCTTCATCACCATTGTACGTGGCCTTGGCCGCGCTCGAATGATTAAGCAAGTCGTTAAAGTTCCTGAATTGGTGTTTAAGTTTGAAAAGAAGCCAACTCTAAAGCTTTATAATTCaattcttgatgttcttgttaaGGACGATATTGACATTGCTAGAGAATTCTATAGGAAGAAAATGATGGGAAGTGGAATTCAGGGTGATGACTATACTTATGGGATTTTGATGAAAGGACTTTGCTTGACTAATAGGATTGGTGATGGGTTTAAGCTTCTTCAAGTGATGAAAACTCGTGGCATTACGCCAAATACTGTGATTTATAATACACTTATACATGCACTCTGCAAGAATGGGAAGGTAGGGAGAGCTAGGAGTTTGATGAGAGAATTGGTTGAACCAAGTGATGTGACTTTTAACATTTTGATATCTGCATATTGTGGAGAGCGGAACTTAGTACAGGCTTTGGTGTTGCTGGAAAAGAGCTTTAGTAAAGGGTATATTCCTGATGTAATTACGGTGACTAAAGTGGTGGAACTTCTTTGTAACGACGGACGTGCTTCAGAGGCAGTGGAGGTACTTGAAAGAGTTGAGGAAAGAGGAGGAATTGTTGATGTTGTGGCTTATAACACGTCGATTAATGGATTTTGTAGATTAGGGAATGTGAAAGTTGGTTGTCGTCTTTTGAAGGAGATGGAGTTGAAAGGGTGCCTGCCAAATGCAGATACATATAATGGTTTGATATCTGGTCTCTGTGACTCCAAGATGTTGAATTTGGCACTTGATATGTTCCATGAAATGAAAAGGGTTGGGATAAATTGGAATTTTGTCACGTACGATACTCTTATCCATGGATTGTGTTCGAGTGGGAGAGTGGAAGATGGATTGAAGATCTTGGAATTAATGGAGGATGATAAAGGGGCTTCAGCATTTCATATTAGTCCCTATAATGGTATTATGTATGGTCTTTACAAGGAAAACCGTTTGGAAGAAGCACTTGCATTTTTAAGGAAGATGGAAAATTTGTATCCACGAGCTGTGGGTAGGAGCGTGAGAATACTTGGTTTCTGTGAAAATGGAAGTGTTGATGAAGCAAGGAGGGTCTATGATCAGATGGTTGGGGAAGGTGTTGTGCCAAGTGCTCTTATTTATGCAAACTTAATTAGTGGATTCTGCAGCAAAGGATGTGTAAGAGAAGCATTTGAGCTGATGAATGAGATGATTGGGCGTGGTTATCTTCCCGTTGCATCAACTTTCAATGCTTTGATAAATCTGCTTTGCCGGCAGGGTAAAGTTGGAAAGGCATCAAAGTTGATGGAGGACATCCTAGGTAGAGGCTGCTTGCTGGACTGCGGAAGTTACAATACATTCATTGATGTTTTTTGCAGCAATGGAGATTTCCACAAAGCATTTATGTTCTTTTTGCAAATGGTAGAAAAGGGTATAGTTCCTGATTACCATTCATGGAATAAATTACTTCTGTGCCTTAGCCAACAAAAAAGTTGGCTTGAAGGAAATAACAAGATCTGCCGTTTAAGTAGCCAACTGCAGGCTATTATACAGACATGA